One Cyclopterus lumpus isolate fCycLum1 chromosome 7, fCycLum1.pri, whole genome shotgun sequence DNA window includes the following coding sequences:
- the LOC117733614 gene encoding taste receptor type 1 member 1-like gives MHHAASEFQLEGEYVLAGLFDIHHVSSAVAQIRPEGIDCSNQPLILSSYRRFQLMRFSVEEINNSTNLLPNVSLGYDIFDHCSDTHSFPGIFKLLSVDGMIQPWGKAHRNVSKVMAVVGPFTSTQVLTVAPLFMMDLIPMVSYGASTSVFSRKQQFPSFLRTVHPNKDVIEVIVHIIQHFNWRWVAFLNIDDDYGNDGRELFMKRISNTDICMAYTKGLNLYTDHSQLFRQIETQRIGIIIVFAPEWTAEALIESAIQLNVTNKVWIAGHAWSLNKKLPKKKGIKHIGTVIGVSEPKVTIPGFSDFIYSSKNQTHSKNAEQNVFCNQGCNCSSLSAEEILTVDPSFNFPVYSAVYAIAHALHNTLQCESGRCNGNITVYPHMVLAELKKSNFTLLNQSVTFDENGDPNYGSYSIVFWNQIGDAEEIGFYHFHPTFHFFINNTQIQWYTEERVPTSLCSQECDVGFAKKQDGIHKCCFNCDICEKGTYINKTEDPYKCINCKKTEWSAPGSTSCNLRVVEYVPFTDSGAIMIMVGAWVLVGLTLAMSALFAINYNTPVVRSAGGPMCFLIFSCLSLCSLSVFFYFGKPTTSSCILRFLPFLLFYTVCLACFVVRSFQIVYIFKMAAKFPKLHSWWMKYHGQWLVITVAFVTQALLLLFGCAFAPPKPYNDTLEYPDKVILACDINLKAFAGPVILLLSLCSLCFIFSYMGKDLPKNYNEAKAITFCLLMLILTWVIFATEYLLYHGKYIQTLNALAVLSSLYSFLLWYFLPKCHIILFQSYKNTQEYFQSLIQNYTIRQ, from the exons ATGCACCATGCAGCCTCAGAGTTTCAGCTGGAAGGAGAATATGTGTTGGCTGGACTTTTTGATATTCATCATGTTAGTTCTGCTGTTGCACAAATCAGACCAGAAGGAATCGACTGCTCCAA TCAACCCTTGATTCTGTCGAGCTATCGGAGGTTTCAGTTGATGAGATTCTCTGTAGAGGAAATCAATAACTCCACAAACCTCCTGCCAAATGTCTCTCTGGGCTATGATATATTTGACCACTGCTCAGATACACACAGTTTTCCAGGCATTTTTAAACTCCTCTCAGTCGATGGCATGATCCAGCCTTGGGGCAAAGCACACAGGAATGTGTCCAAAGTGATGGCGGTGGTCGGCCCTTTTACGAGCACTCAGGTCCTGACTGTGGCCCCGCTGTTCATGATGGATCTCATTCCTATG GTCAGTTATGGAGCTTCTACTTCGGTCTTTTCAAGAAAACAGCAATTTCCCTCTTTCCTACGAACAGTGCATCCCAATAAAGACGTCATAGAAGTGATTGTTCATATCATTCAACACTTCAACTGGCGCTGGGTTGCATTCCTTAACATTGATGATGATTATGGAAATGATGGCCGGGAGTTGTTCATGAAGAGGATTAGCAACACTGATATTTGCATGGCATACACCAAAGGCCTCAATCTATATACAGATCACTCCCAACTATTCAGACAGATAGAAACACAGAGGATAGGTATCATCATTGTTTTTGCTCCTGAATGGACTGCTGAAGCTCTCATTGAGTCCGCTATACAACTCAATGTCACTAACAAGGTGTGGATAGCAGGACACGCATGGTCCTTAAACAAGAAGCTCCCCAAGAAGAAAGGAATCAAACATATTGGAACTGTAATTGGGGTTTCTGAGCCAAAAGTAACAATACCTGGTTtcagtgattttatttattcttccaAAAACCAGACTCATTCTAAAAATGcagaacaaaatgtgttttgtaatCAGGGTTGCAACTGCAGCAGCTTGAGTGCAGAAGAAATCCTCACTGTGGACCCATCTTTTAATTTTCCCGTTTATTCTGCTGTGTATGCCATCGCTCATGCCTTACACAACACCTTGCAATGTGAATCAGGCAGATGTAATGGTAATATTACAGTATACCCACATATG GTTCTTGCAGAGCTGAAAAAGTCAAACTTTACACTTTTAAACCAAAGTGTTACATTTGATGAGAATGGAGACCCCAACTATGGATCCTATTCGATAGTTTTCTGGAACCAAATTGGTGATGCAGAGGAGATTGGCTTTTATCATTTTCACCCAACTTTCCATTTCTTCATCAACAACACCCAAATTCAGTGGTACACAGAGGAAAGG GTACCTACTTCACTGTGTTCCCAAGAATGTGATGTAGGATTTGCAAAAAAGCAAGATGGAATCCACAAATGCTGCTTCAATTGTGACATCTGTGAGAAGGGAACTTATATCAACAAAACAG AGGATCCCTACAAGTGCATCAACTGTAAGAAAACTGAATGGTCTGCACCAGGAAGTACATCATGTAATCTGCGGGTGGTGGAGTACGTCCCATTCACAGACAGCGGGGCTATAATGATCATGGTCGGAGCCTGGGTCTTGGTGGGCCTCACACTAGCCATGTCCGCTCTCTTTGCCATCAACTACAATACACCTGTTGTCAGATCTGCTGGGGGACCAATGTGCTTCCTAATTTTTAGCTGCCTTAGTCTGTGTAGTCTCAGTGTGTTCTTTTACTTTGGTAAGCCAACCACTTCCTCTTGTATCTTAAGGTTCTTACCATTTCTCTTGTTTTACACGGTTTGTCTCGCATGTTTTGTGGTGCGCTCTTTtcaaattgtatatatttttaaaatggccGCCAAGTTCCCCAAGCTCCATAGTTGGTGGATGAAATATCATGGACAATGGCTGGTCATCACTGTGGCATTTGTTACTCAGGCACTCCTCCTTCTTTTTGGCTGTGCTTTTGCCCCTCCCAAGCCCTACAATGACACACTCGAGTACCCAGACAAAGTCATACTTGCTTGTGATATTAATCTCAAAGCATTCGCCGGTCCTGTGATTTTACTTTTATCTTTGTGCTCTCTTTGCTTTATTTTCTCCTACATGGGAAAAGACCTCCCTAAAAATTACAATGAAGCCAAAGCAATAACCTTCTGCCTGCTGATGCTGATCCTCACCTGGGTCATCTTTGCCACTGAGTACTTACTTTACCATGGCAAGTACATCCAAACACTCAACGCCCTGGCTGTACTCTCCAGTCTCTACTCCTTTCTGTTGTGGTATTTCCTCCCAAAATGTCACATCATCCTTTTTCAatcatacaaaaacacacaggagTACTTCCAAAGTCTCATTCAGAATTATACCATCAGACAGTAG
- the LOC117733620 gene encoding taste receptor type 1 member 1, translating to MKHVLASLCLLGPFLHALSQCTVPASEFQLDGDYLLGGVFDIHQSVTMYHDRPEAIDCSSQPLILSSYQKFQLMRFSVEEINNSTNLLPNVSLGYDIFDHCSDTHSFPGIFKLLSVDGMIQPWGKAHRNVSKVMAVVGPFTSTQVLTVAPLFMMDLIPMVSYGATYSALDKKETFPSFLRTVHSNKNIIEVVVNIVQHFKWRWVAFLYSDNAFGEDGRDLFTKRIKDTEICLAYTGILNNNTDYPLMFKQIEAQRIHIIVGFVPKITAETLIISAIKLNVTNKVWIAGDNWSLNKRLRKEKGIQNIGTVLGVSQPVVTIPGFSDFIYSSKNQTHCKNAEQNAFCNQVCNYCSSLSAEEILTVDPSYNFPVYSAVYAIAHALHNTLRCGVDECNGNITVHPYMVLAELKKSNFTLLNQRIKFYENGDPEFGSYYIVFWNHSGDAEKIGSYRFHPSVHFYINNTNIQWYTEGEVPTSLCSPECDVGFAKEEDGIHKCCFNCQICSNGTYINITEDSYKCINCKETEWSAPGSTSCNLRVVEYVPFTDSGAIMIMVGAWVLVGLTLAMSALFAINYNTPVVRSAGGPMCFLIFSCLSLCSLSVFFYFGKPTTSSCILRFLPFLLFYTVCLACFVVRSFQIVCVFKMAAKFPKLHSWWMKYHGQWLVITVAFVTQALLLLFGYAFAPPKPYNDTLEYPDKIILGCDINLVTSSGPVILLLSLCSLCFIFSYMGKDLPKNYNEAKAITFCLLLLILTWVIFATEYLLYHGKYIQTLNALAVLSSLYSFLLWYFFPKCYIIIFQPHRNTNEYFQGLIQNYTKTISQ from the exons ATGAAACATGTTCTTGCTTCTCTGTGTCTTCTGGGACCTTTTCTACATGCCTTGAGTCAATGCACTGTCCCAGCCTCAGAGTTTCAGCTGGATGGAGATTATTTGTTAGGTGGAGTTTTTGATATTCATCAAAGTGTCACCATGTATCATGACAGACCCGAAGCCATCGACTGCTCCAG TCAACCCTTGATTCTGTCAAGTTATCAGAAGTTTCAGTTGATGAGATTCTCTGTAGAGGAAATCAATAACTCCACAAACCTCCTGCCAAATGTCTCTCTGGGCTATGATATATTTGACCACTGCTCAGATACACACAGTTTTCCAGGCATTTTTAAACTCCTCTCAGTCGATGGCATGATCCAGCCTTGGGGCAAAGCACACAGGAATGTGTCCAAAGTGATGGCGGTGGTCGGCCCTTTTACGAGCACTCAGGTCCTGACTGTGGCCCCGCTGTTCATGATGGATCTCATTCCTATG GTCAGTTATGGAGCTACCTACTCTGCCCTTGACAAGAAAGAAACATTTCCCTCTTTCCTACGAACAGTGCAttccaataaaaacataattgaaGTGGTTGTCAACATTGTGCAACACTTCAAATGGCGCTGGGTTGCTTTTCTTTACAGTGATAACGCTTTTGGTGAAGACGGACGAGATTTATTCACAAAGAGGATTAAAGATACAGAGATTTGCCTGGCATACACCGGAATACTCAACAACAATACAGATTACCCACTAATGTTCAAACAGATAGAGGCACAGAGGATACACATCATCGTTGGTTTTGTTCCAAAAATAACTGCTGAAACTCTCATTATATcagcaataaaactaaatgtcaCCAACAAAGTGTGGATAGCTGGGGACAACTGGTCCTTAAACAAAAGGCTTCGCAAAGAGAAAGGAATCCAAAATATTGGAACTGTCCTTGGAGTGTCTCAGCCAGTGGTGACAATACCTGGTTtcagtgattttatttattcttccaAAAACCAGACTCATTGTAAAAATGCAGAACAAAATGCGTTTTGTAATCAGGTTTGCAACTACTGCAGCAGCTTGAGTGCAGAAGAAATCCTCACTGTGGACCCATCTTATAATTTTCCTGTTTATTCTGCTGTATATGCCATCGCTCATGCCTTACACAACACCTTGCGATGTGGAGTTGATGAATGTAATGGCAATATTACAGTGCACCCATATATG GTTCTAGCAGAGCTGAAGAAGTCAAACTTTACACTTTTAAATCAACGTATCAAATTCTATGAGAATGGTGACCCAGAGTTCGGCTCCTATTATATAGTTTTCTGGAACCACAGTGGTGATGCAGAGAAGATTGGCTCCTATAGATTTCACCCATCAGTCCATTTTTATATCAACAACACCAACATTCAGTGGTACACAGAAGGAGAA GTGCCTACTTCACTGTGTTCCCCGGAATGTGATGTCGGATttgcaaaagaagaagatggaatCCACAAATGCTGCTTCAATTGTCAAATCTGTTCAAATGGAACTTACATCAACATCACAG AGGATTCCTACAAGTGCATCAACTGTAAGGAAACTGAATGGTCTGCACCAGGAAGTACATCATGTAATCTGCGGGTGGTGGAGTACGTCCCATTCACAGACAGCGGGGCTATAATGATCATGGTCGGAGCCTGGGTCTTGGTGGGCCTCACACTAGCCATGTCCGCTCTCTTTGCCATCAACTACAATACACCTGTTGTCAGATCTGCTGGGGGACCAATGTGCTTCCTAATTTTTAGCTGCCTTAGTCTGTGTAGTCTCAGTGTGTTCTTTTACTTTGGTAAGCCAACCACTTCCTCTTGTATCTTAAGGTTCTTACCATTTCTCTTGTTTTACACGGTTTGTCTCGCATGTTTTGTGGTGCGCTCTTTTcaaattgtttgtgtttttaaaatggccGCCAAGTTCCCCAAGCTCCATAGTTGGTGGATGAAATATCATGGACAATGGCTGGTCATCACTGTGGCATTTGTTACTCAGGCACTCCTCCTTCTTTTTGGCTATGCTTTTGCCCCTCCCAAGCCCTACAATGACACACTCGAGTACCCAGACAAAATCATACTTGGTTGTGATATTAATCTTGTAACATCCTCTGGTCCTGTGATTTTACTTTTATCTTTGTGCTCTCTTTGCTTTATTTTCTCCTACATGGGAAAAGACCTCCCTAAAAATTACAATGAAGCCAAAGCAATAACtttctgcctgctgctgctgatcctCACCTGGGTCATCTTTGCCACTGAGTACTTACTTTACCATGGCAAGTACATCCAAACACTCAACGCCCTGGCTGTACTCTCCAGTCTCTACTCCTTTCTGTTGTGGTATTTCTTCCCAAAATGCTACATCATCATTTTTCAACCCCACAGAAATACCAATGAGTACTTTCAAGGTCTCATACAGAATTATACCAAAACAATTAGCCAGTAG